One window of Streptomyces sp. SUK 48 genomic DNA carries:
- a CDS encoding ATP-binding protein, producing the protein MAMPFASAEPPVVDGLGGTLPPESREPLDVRPRVTELRLSAFAGHRGAGFPLGAVTLFAGPSGSGKTTALAAYEALARLAGGAPLGEAFPDPVACVPDRARPDGEGRRGFRIGCTADGAEGPVRLDLAVQAEPQPRIVGERLSAGGTVLLQTALRDPGRRAVQAAWHTAGTAPVTRAPLPDDRLGTALLPLRVAGKTDGQRRVLAAAEQMVVALRSVFVCDPRPDCMRTPVPTGSGRLMPGCDNLADVVWRTRAECARRHGRLVEALRAGCAGPVYDLIAEPLFDGMVRALLDRGDGHRTELARLGDGELRYLAHTLVLLTGPGVLDMDPPGEVPDALRSLTVLADGFDRSLDPGQRRSLLRLAAAMGESGHIRLVAAVNDASWCAGAEGVTVVHLNRDGTP; encoded by the coding sequence ATGGCCATGCCTTTCGCGTCCGCTGAGCCGCCGGTGGTCGACGGGCTCGGCGGGACCCTCCCGCCGGAGTCCCGCGAGCCCCTCGATGTGCGGCCCCGGGTCACCGAGCTGCGGTTGTCGGCGTTCGCCGGGCACCGGGGCGCGGGATTCCCGCTGGGGGCGGTCACGCTGTTCGCCGGCCCCAGCGGATCGGGGAAGACGACGGCGCTGGCGGCCTACGAGGCGCTGGCCCGGCTCGCCGGCGGCGCGCCGCTCGGGGAGGCGTTCCCCGATCCCGTCGCCTGCGTGCCCGACCGGGCCCGGCCCGACGGCGAGGGCCGGCGCGGCTTCAGGATCGGCTGCACGGCCGACGGCGCCGAGGGCCCGGTACGGCTCGACCTCGCCGTACAGGCCGAACCGCAGCCGCGGATCGTGGGCGAGCGGCTGAGCGCGGGCGGCACCGTCCTGCTCCAGACCGCGTTACGGGACCCGGGGCGGCGCGCCGTGCAGGCCGCCTGGCACACCGCGGGCACCGCGCCGGTGACCCGCGCGCCCCTGCCCGACGACCGCCTCGGCACCGCGCTGCTCCCGCTGCGGGTGGCCGGCAAGACCGACGGCCAGCGCCGGGTGCTGGCCGCCGCCGAGCAGATGGTCGTCGCCCTGCGCTCGGTCTTCGTCTGCGATCCCCGCCCCGACTGCATGCGCACCCCCGTGCCCACCGGCTCCGGCCGGCTGATGCCCGGCTGCGACAACCTCGCGGACGTGGTCTGGCGCACCCGCGCCGAGTGCGCCCGCAGGCACGGCCGGCTGGTCGAGGCGCTGCGCGCGGGCTGCGCGGGACCGGTGTACGACCTGATCGCCGAACCCCTCTTCGACGGCATGGTGCGCGCCCTGCTCGACCGCGGCGACGGCCACCGCACGGAGCTGGCCCGCCTCGGCGACGGCGAACTCCGCTACCTCGCCCACACCCTGGTGCTGCTGACCGGTCCCGGTGTGCTGGACATGGACCCGCCGGGCGAGGTCCCCGACGCCCTGCGCTCCCTCACCGTCCTCGCCGACGGCTTCGACCGCTCCCTCGACCCGGGCCAGCGCCGGTCCCTGCTGCGCCTCGCGGCCGCCATGGGCGAGTCCGGGCACATCCGGCTCGTCGCGGCGGTGAACGACGCCTCCTGGTGCGCGGGGGCCGAGGGCGTCACAGTGGTACACCTGAACCGTGACGGAACACCCTGA
- a CDS encoding cell division protein SepF — MSRYDVTDEQWEGLAQVVPLRGRDAWPSAVNHRSLPDDETETRRRFVVLRVNVFADAREVAETVMAGAPVLLDLSGAEGDVAKRVLDFSTGVVFGLGSGMHRVDRNVFLLTPPGTEVSGLLEGAG, encoded by the coding sequence GAGCCGTTATGACGTCACCGATGAACAGTGGGAAGGGCTCGCCCAGGTCGTGCCACTACGGGGCCGCGACGCGTGGCCCTCGGCGGTCAACCACCGTTCCCTACCGGACGACGAGACCGAGACCCGGCGCCGTTTCGTGGTCCTCCGCGTCAACGTCTTCGCCGATGCCCGGGAGGTCGCCGAGACGGTGATGGCGGGCGCGCCCGTCCTCCTCGACCTCTCCGGCGCCGAGGGGGATGTCGCCAAGCGCGTCCTCGACTTCAGCACGGGCGTCGTCTTCGGCCTGGGCAGCGGGATGCACCGGGTGGACCGCAACGTCTTCCTGCTGACCCCGCCGGGTACGGAGGTCAGCGGGCTGCTGGAGGGGGCGGGGTGA